In Microbacterium pumilum, the following proteins share a genomic window:
- a CDS encoding mechanosensitive ion channel family protein, producing MRVIPSEVIVVDPPETWSWEWWLNLLAGVGLNILTVAGIIIGAFVLSWILKLVIRRVVNRIVSGAKNKANVVDTQALERSPLAAVRLVQRTRTLGSIMQNIVNVVIVIIAIVMIISLLAPNALGSLTLLSAAIGAGLGFGAQNIVKDVLNGIFIVAEDQVGIGDVVDLGLATGIVEYVSVRVTHVRDVNGTLWYVRNGEVLRIGNMSQGWSRCIIDLSVPVNADIDEVETTMLETAKDLAKDPKWRTRIIEQPEVWGLESVSGDALVIRLVMKTRANAKDDVARELRMRLKRAIDALDLAVPQLNSVTLTGLEGAQRVRGANPPKTKPTPVPTTPERPVWRPKKGGAKKATESEESADAAPDDPDGLS from the coding sequence ATGAGAGTCATTCCCTCCGAAGTGATCGTCGTCGACCCTCCCGAGACCTGGTCGTGGGAGTGGTGGCTGAACCTCCTTGCCGGCGTCGGGTTGAACATCCTGACCGTCGCCGGAATCATCATCGGCGCGTTCGTCCTCAGCTGGATCCTCAAGCTCGTCATCCGCAGGGTCGTCAACCGGATCGTCTCGGGCGCCAAGAACAAGGCGAACGTCGTCGACACCCAGGCGCTCGAACGCTCACCGCTCGCCGCCGTTCGGCTCGTCCAGCGCACCCGCACGCTGGGCTCGATCATGCAGAACATCGTCAACGTGGTGATCGTGATCATCGCGATCGTGATGATCATCTCGCTGCTCGCTCCCAACGCCCTCGGCTCGCTCACGTTGCTCTCCGCCGCGATCGGCGCGGGACTCGGCTTCGGAGCTCAGAACATCGTCAAGGACGTCCTCAACGGCATCTTCATCGTCGCCGAGGACCAGGTGGGGATCGGGGATGTCGTCGACCTCGGACTCGCAACGGGCATCGTGGAGTACGTGAGCGTGCGCGTGACGCACGTCCGCGACGTGAACGGCACGCTCTGGTACGTGCGAAACGGCGAGGTCCTCCGCATCGGCAACATGTCGCAGGGCTGGTCGAGGTGCATCATCGACCTGTCGGTGCCGGTGAACGCCGACATCGATGAGGTCGAGACGACCATGCTCGAGACCGCCAAAGACCTCGCGAAGGACCCGAAGTGGCGCACGCGCATCATCGAGCAGCCGGAGGTCTGGGGCCTCGAGTCGGTGTCGGGCGATGCGCTCGTCATCCGGCTCGTGATGAAGACCCGTGCCAACGCGAAGGACGACGTCGCCCGTGAGCTCCGGATGCGCCTGAAGCGGGCGATCGACGCGCTCGACCTCGCGGTGCCGCAGCTGAACTCGGTCACGCTGACGGGGCTGGAGGGTGCTCAGCGGGTGCGCGGAGCCAATCCCCCCAAGACCAAGCCGACTCCCGTTCCGACGACCCCCGAGCGCCCGGTGTGGCGGCCCAAGAAGGGCGGGGCGAAGAAGGCGACCGAGTCGGAGGAGTCGGCCGACGCGGCGCCGGACGATCCGGACGGGCTGTCATGA
- a CDS encoding ferrochelatase yields the protein MSANGTTGVDEQRGTVPFASDAAASGPAHVEVPVAYDGVLLAGFGGPEGQDDVIPFLRNVTRGRGIPDERLEEVAHHYRHFGGVSPINAQNRALKRALEAELSARGIELPVYWGNRNWAPYLDDAVREAAAAGDTTLLALSTSAYSSFSSCRQYREDYARVLTDTGLAGEVTIDKVRQFFDHPGFVEPFFTGVRDAIAAFLDAGMPPSAVHVLFSTHSIPMADAERSGPRDIDFGPGGAYEAQHLAVGARVMERVSVEIPDAVDVPWQLVYQSRSGPPSQPWLEPDVCDVIEQLPAQGAEALVIVPLGFVSDHMEVLWDLDTEAMDAASAAGLPAVRTPTPGIDPAYVAGLVDLIEERRNGTPAVTRPHETALGPWFDVCRPGCCENVRAGFKPAAAGLAP from the coding sequence ATCAGTGCGAATGGGACGACGGGCGTAGACGAACAACGGGGAACGGTACCGTTCGCATCGGATGCGGCGGCATCCGGGCCGGCGCACGTGGAGGTTCCGGTTGCCTACGACGGCGTGCTGCTCGCCGGCTTCGGAGGACCCGAAGGACAGGATGACGTCATCCCGTTCCTTCGGAACGTCACGCGCGGTCGTGGGATCCCCGACGAGCGGCTCGAGGAGGTCGCGCACCACTACCGACACTTCGGCGGAGTGAGTCCCATCAACGCCCAGAACCGCGCGTTGAAGCGAGCGCTCGAAGCCGAGCTCAGCGCGCGCGGCATCGAGCTGCCGGTCTACTGGGGCAATCGAAACTGGGCGCCCTACCTCGACGACGCCGTCCGCGAGGCCGCCGCGGCGGGCGACACCACGCTGCTCGCACTGTCGACGAGCGCCTACTCCTCGTTCTCGAGCTGTCGGCAGTACCGCGAGGACTACGCGCGTGTGCTCACCGACACCGGACTCGCGGGGGAGGTGACGATCGACAAGGTCAGGCAATTCTTCGATCACCCTGGTTTCGTCGAGCCGTTCTTCACCGGGGTACGCGACGCGATCGCCGCATTCCTCGACGCGGGCATGCCGCCGAGCGCCGTGCACGTGCTGTTCTCGACGCACAGCATCCCGATGGCGGACGCAGAGCGCTCGGGTCCGAGGGACATCGACTTCGGGCCGGGCGGTGCCTACGAAGCGCAGCATCTGGCTGTCGGCGCTCGCGTCATGGAGCGGGTGTCGGTCGAGATTCCGGATGCCGTCGACGTGCCCTGGCAGCTCGTCTACCAGTCGCGCTCCGGTCCGCCGTCGCAGCCGTGGCTCGAGCCCGACGTGTGCGACGTGATCGAGCAGCTCCCTGCTCAGGGCGCCGAGGCCCTCGTGATCGTGCCGCTCGGGTTCGTCTCGGACCACATGGAGGTGCTCTGGGATCTCGACACCGAGGCGATGGATGCCGCATCCGCAGCCGGTCTGCCGGCAGTGCGCACCCCGACCCCGGGCATCGATCCCGCCTACGTGGCTGGGCTCGTCGATCTGATCGAGGAGCGTCGCAACGGCACGCCGGCCGTCACCCGGCCGCACGAGACCGCGCTCGGTCCCTGGTTCGACGTGTGCCGGCCCGGATGCTGCGAGAACGTGCGCGCCGGCTTCAAGCCTGCCGCCGCCGGCCTGGCACCCTAG
- a CDS encoding FAD-binding dehydrogenase — MPPAPTSHTTDVLVIGWGLAGLVAASEAAAAGKRVVIVDQEPRTNLGGQAWWSFGGLFFVDSPEQRRMGITDSLDLARQDWFGTAGFDRDEDAWPRRWAEAYLQFAHEEKRAWLREKGMGFFPVVGWAERGGYTAMGPGNSVPRFHITWGTGPGVVAPFQAAVEAAESQGRITILGRHRVIALTTSDGTVTGAAGDILSPSGAPRGVVSSRAVVGSFEISAAATIVSSGGIGGNHDLVRASWPPRLGTPPASMLMGVPAYVDGSMLSISEIAGARLINGDRMWHYVEGIQNWDPIWPEHGIRILPGPSSIWLDATGRRLPVPLFPGYDTLGTLAHLRGTGHDHSWFVLSQKIIEKEFTLSGSEQNPDLTGKDVPLLVKSRLGKGAIGPVKAFMDKGADFIVRDTLDELIAGMRALPGGDVLDGDRVRLEVEARDREIDNDFTKDAQIAMLRSARSYRGDKLIRTAAPHRILDPKSGPLIAVKLHVVTRKSLGGIETDLSARALAPSGEPVPGLYAAGEASGFGGGGVHGYRALEGTFLGGCLFSGRTAGRAAADAI, encoded by the coding sequence ATGCCCCCAGCCCCGACCAGCCACACCACCGACGTGCTCGTCATCGGATGGGGCCTCGCCGGTCTCGTCGCGGCGAGCGAGGCGGCCGCAGCGGGCAAGCGGGTGGTCATCGTCGACCAGGAGCCCCGCACGAACCTCGGCGGTCAGGCCTGGTGGTCGTTCGGCGGGCTGTTCTTCGTCGACTCCCCCGAACAGCGACGCATGGGAATCACGGATTCGCTCGATCTCGCGCGACAGGACTGGTTCGGCACCGCGGGCTTCGATCGCGACGAGGATGCCTGGCCTCGCCGCTGGGCGGAGGCTTACCTCCAGTTCGCGCACGAAGAGAAGCGGGCGTGGCTGCGCGAGAAGGGCATGGGATTCTTCCCGGTCGTCGGCTGGGCAGAACGCGGCGGCTACACCGCGATGGGTCCGGGCAACTCCGTTCCCCGATTCCACATCACATGGGGCACCGGCCCGGGAGTCGTCGCACCGTTCCAGGCTGCGGTCGAAGCGGCGGAGTCCCAGGGCCGCATCACGATCCTCGGGCGTCATCGTGTGATTGCGCTCACCACCTCGGACGGCACGGTCACCGGCGCGGCAGGCGACATCCTCTCGCCATCCGGCGCGCCGCGCGGCGTGGTCTCGTCGCGCGCAGTCGTCGGCTCCTTCGAGATCAGCGCGGCTGCCACGATCGTCTCGTCCGGGGGTATCGGCGGCAATCACGACCTCGTGCGTGCCAGCTGGCCCCCGCGCCTGGGCACACCACCCGCGAGCATGCTGATGGGCGTTCCCGCCTACGTCGACGGCTCGATGCTGTCGATCAGCGAGATCGCCGGCGCGCGGCTGATCAACGGCGACCGGATGTGGCACTACGTCGAGGGCATTCAGAACTGGGATCCGATCTGGCCGGAGCACGGCATCCGGATCCTGCCCGGTCCGTCATCGATCTGGCTCGACGCGACCGGCAGGCGTCTGCCGGTGCCGCTCTTTCCCGGATACGACACGCTGGGGACCCTTGCGCACCTCCGCGGAACGGGCCACGATCACTCGTGGTTCGTGCTGTCGCAGAAGATCATCGAGAAGGAGTTCACGCTCTCGGGCAGCGAGCAGAACCCGGATCTGACGGGCAAGGATGTGCCGCTCCTCGTGAAGTCCCGGTTGGGAAAGGGCGCCATCGGCCCGGTGAAGGCGTTCATGGACAAGGGTGCGGACTTCATCGTTCGTGACACGCTGGACGAGCTCATCGCGGGCATGAGGGCGCTTCCGGGCGGCGACGTGCTGGACGGCGACCGCGTGCGTCTCGAGGTGGAGGCGCGAGACCGCGAGATCGACAACGATTTCACGAAGGATGCCCAGATCGCGATGCTCCGCTCGGCGCGGTCGTATCGCGGCGACAAGCTGATCCGAACCGCCGCGCCGCACCGCATCCTGGACCCGAAGTCCGGGCCACTGATCGCGGTGAAGCTTCACGTGGTGACCCGCAAGTCGCTGGGCGGTATCGAGACCGACCTGTCGGCGCGAGCCCTCGCACCGAGTGGCGAGCCGGTGCCGGGCCTGTATGCGGCCGGCGAGGCGAGCGGATTCGGCGGCGGCGGCGTGCACGGATACCGGGCGCTCGAGGGGACGTTCCTCGGCGGATGCCTGTTCTCCGGACGCACCGCGGGTCGTGCGGCGGCTGACGCGATCTAA
- a CDS encoding FMN-binding negative transcriptional regulator, translated as MRQNPSFAMTDVGELRRLIDANPWMTLVSATDDGLVASHYAVLLDEDRDDLTIVGHVGRPDDLILGLGERELLVVVQGPHGYISPGWYGDGANVPTWNFVSAHLTGIPELLTPDENLRVLDRLVARFESGMPQPRLLWELPNDRDFVTKLERGTVGFRLTPTKVVAKRKLSQNRPHEVVETIIAELDAGASPYADPRLAAEMQRALDARRVAR; from the coding sequence ATGCGTCAGAATCCCAGCTTTGCGATGACCGACGTCGGCGAACTCCGCCGGCTGATCGATGCGAATCCCTGGATGACCCTGGTCAGCGCGACCGACGACGGGCTGGTCGCGTCGCACTATGCGGTGCTGCTCGACGAGGACCGCGACGACCTCACGATCGTCGGGCATGTCGGCCGCCCGGACGACCTGATCCTCGGCCTCGGTGAGCGGGAGCTGCTCGTCGTCGTGCAGGGCCCGCACGGCTACATCTCGCCCGGTTGGTACGGCGACGGCGCGAACGTGCCCACGTGGAACTTCGTTTCCGCGCACCTGACCGGCATCCCGGAGCTGCTCACTCCCGACGAAAACCTCCGCGTGCTCGACCGCCTGGTCGCACGATTCGAGAGCGGGATGCCGCAGCCCCGCCTCCTGTGGGAGCTGCCGAACGATCGCGACTTCGTCACGAAGCTCGAGCGCGGCACGGTCGGCTTCCGGCTGACCCCGACGAAGGTGGTCGCCAAGCGCAAGCTCAGCCAGAATCGCCCGCATGAGGTCGTCGAGACGATCATCGCCGAGCTCGACGCCGGTGCGAGTCCGTACGCCGATCCTCGCCTGGCCGCCGAGATGCAGCGAGCACTCGACGCGCGCAGGGTCGCACGATGA
- a CDS encoding TetR/AcrR family transcriptional regulator codes for MPRVSEQYRQARREEIARAALRVLERKGVRDTSIADIVTESGLSTGAIYSHFTNKGELARYIVSEFMLPRLDAIAAGAQVRTPRQIIELMLAAVAENGISPAVILQFWAEGSVPGDIRDELLRTVVKLRAALASALLPWAREHTADEDQAARLAQARTLDVAAVAQGFIANEAIFGPRDPAEYLKAVTQILQ; via the coding sequence ATGCCCCGTGTGAGTGAGCAGTACCGACAGGCGCGTCGTGAAGAGATCGCCCGAGCCGCGTTGCGAGTGCTCGAGCGCAAGGGTGTCCGCGACACCTCGATCGCCGACATCGTGACGGAGTCGGGGCTCTCGACCGGCGCGATCTACTCGCACTTCACCAACAAAGGCGAGCTCGCGAGGTACATCGTCTCGGAGTTCATGCTTCCGCGCCTCGACGCGATCGCAGCGGGTGCGCAGGTGCGGACACCGCGGCAGATCATCGAACTCATGCTCGCCGCAGTCGCCGAGAACGGCATCAGCCCTGCCGTCATCCTGCAGTTCTGGGCCGAGGGATCCGTGCCGGGCGACATTCGCGACGAACTCCTGCGCACGGTCGTCAAACTGCGCGCCGCGCTCGCCTCAGCACTGTTGCCCTGGGCCCGCGAGCACACAGCCGATGAGGATCAGGCAGCACGCCTGGCCCAGGCGCGCACCCTCGATGTGGCGGCGGTCGCGCAGGGATTCATTGCGAACGAGGCGATCTTCGGGCCCCGGGATCCGGCCGAGTACCTGAAGGCGGTCACGCAGATCCTGCAGTGA
- the pepN gene encoding aminopeptidase N, with protein sequence MPGENLTRIEAQERRAIVDTQSYEIALDLTRGAEVFGSRTVVRFTANEGADTFIDLISGHVRTITLNGRDVPVSAHADSRIALTGLAAENELIVDADCSYTNTGEGLHRFVDPVDDEVYLYSQFEVPDSRRVFAVFEQPDLKATFQFTVTAPEPWQIVSNSPTPEPKKHGDGTATWTFEQTPRISSYITALVAGPYESTFSELTSASGRVIPLGVFARKSLWQHLDTDYVFDITRKGFAYFEEKFGYAYPFAKYDQLFVPEFNAGAMENAGAVTFTEAYVFRSKVTDAVKERRVVTILHELAHMWFGDLVTMKWWNDLWLNESFAEWASTIATAEATEWTEAWTTFNAMEKTWAYRQDQLPSTHPVVATINDLEDVQVNFDGITYAKGGSVLKQLAAWVGIEQFFAGVSQYFQKHEWSNTELGDLLSELEKTSGRELGTWSKKWLETAGVNTLSPEIATDAQGLITRFAIVQTAPADYPTIRPHRLGVGFYALQGDELVRVHKLELDVDGDLTEVPELRGRTQPELVLLNDEDLAYAKIRLDARSLRTAIDHLAKISDPLARSLVWGAAWDQTRDAEASATDYVALVLRNIGAETESTTVRTTLAQLQLAANSYVAPEKRDATRERVADALWELARQSAAGSDNQLQFVTAFATAASTAAQWEQVRQVRDGEVTFEGLEIDTDLSWQLLVSLAAGGVVSTADIDEALEADNTAKGGEFAAQAKAVLPNLDARKAAWASLIDNDDLPNTIVRSTAAGFTHPAGVALLGDFVQPYFEMLLPIWNSRSYQIAQYLIVGLYPAALANKALRDATRAWLAANSDAPAALRRLVHENVAGVERALAVQDRDAQQ encoded by the coding sequence GTGCCTGGAGAGAACCTGACCCGCATCGAGGCGCAGGAGCGCCGTGCGATCGTCGACACGCAGTCTTACGAGATCGCACTCGACCTGACGAGGGGCGCCGAGGTCTTCGGCTCGAGGACCGTCGTCCGGTTCACCGCGAACGAGGGCGCAGACACGTTCATCGACCTGATCTCGGGCCACGTCCGCACGATCACCCTCAACGGGCGTGACGTGCCGGTGTCTGCCCACGCCGACTCGCGCATCGCTCTGACCGGTCTGGCTGCGGAGAACGAGTTGATCGTCGACGCGGACTGCAGCTACACGAACACGGGTGAGGGCCTCCACCGCTTCGTCGACCCCGTCGACGACGAGGTCTACCTCTATTCGCAGTTCGAGGTGCCCGACTCCCGCCGCGTGTTCGCGGTGTTCGAGCAGCCCGACCTCAAGGCGACGTTCCAGTTCACCGTCACCGCCCCGGAGCCGTGGCAGATCGTGTCGAACTCACCGACCCCCGAGCCGAAGAAGCACGGCGACGGCACCGCCACGTGGACCTTCGAGCAGACTCCCCGCATCTCGTCCTACATCACGGCACTTGTCGCCGGACCGTACGAGTCGACGTTCTCCGAGCTCACGAGCGCATCGGGCCGCGTCATCCCGCTCGGCGTCTTCGCGCGCAAGAGCCTCTGGCAGCACCTCGACACCGACTACGTCTTCGACATCACCCGCAAGGGCTTCGCGTACTTCGAGGAGAAGTTCGGCTACGCGTATCCGTTTGCGAAGTACGACCAGCTCTTCGTGCCGGAGTTCAACGCGGGTGCGATGGAGAACGCGGGCGCCGTCACATTCACCGAGGCGTACGTCTTCCGCAGCAAGGTGACGGATGCCGTCAAGGAGCGTCGCGTCGTCACGATCCTGCACGAGCTCGCCCACATGTGGTTCGGCGACCTCGTCACGATGAAGTGGTGGAACGACCTGTGGCTGAACGAGTCGTTCGCCGAGTGGGCGTCGACGATCGCCACGGCCGAGGCCACCGAGTGGACCGAGGCGTGGACGACCTTCAACGCAATGGAGAAGACCTGGGCGTACCGCCAGGATCAGCTACCCTCCACCCACCCCGTCGTCGCCACGATCAACGACCTCGAGGATGTCCAGGTCAACTTCGACGGCATCACCTACGCCAAGGGCGGCTCGGTGCTCAAGCAGCTCGCAGCGTGGGTGGGCATCGAGCAGTTCTTCGCGGGCGTCTCGCAGTATTTCCAGAAGCACGAGTGGTCCAATACCGAGCTCGGCGACCTGCTCTCGGAGCTCGAGAAGACCAGCGGGCGCGAACTCGGCACGTGGTCGAAGAAGTGGCTCGAGACAGCGGGCGTCAACACCCTGTCGCCCGAGATCGCAACGGATGCGCAGGGCCTCATCACGCGCTTCGCGATCGTGCAGACGGCACCGGCGGACTATCCCACGATCCGCCCGCACCGACTGGGCGTCGGGTTCTACGCACTGCAGGGTGACGAGCTGGTGCGCGTGCACAAGCTCGAGCTGGATGTCGACGGCGACCTCACCGAGGTGCCCGAGCTCCGCGGCCGCACCCAGCCCGAACTCGTGCTCCTCAACGACGAAGACCTCGCCTACGCGAAGATCCGCCTCGATGCCCGCTCGCTGCGGACGGCGATCGACCACCTGGCCAAGATCAGCGATCCCCTCGCGCGCTCGCTCGTGTGGGGTGCGGCGTGGGATCAGACGCGGGATGCCGAGGCTTCCGCGACCGACTACGTTGCCCTCGTGCTGCGCAACATCGGCGCCGAGACCGAGTCGACGACGGTTCGCACCACGCTCGCCCAGCTGCAGCTTGCGGCGAACTCCTATGTCGCTCCTGAGAAACGGGACGCCACGCGAGAGCGCGTTGCGGACGCGCTCTGGGAGCTGGCCCGGCAGTCCGCGGCGGGCAGCGACAACCAGCTCCAGTTCGTCACGGCCTTCGCGACGGCTGCGTCCACCGCCGCGCAGTGGGAGCAAGTGCGCCAGGTGCGCGACGGCGAGGTGACGTTCGAGGGGCTCGAGATCGACACCGACCTCTCGTGGCAGCTCCTCGTGTCGCTGGCTGCGGGCGGCGTCGTCTCCACGGCCGATATCGATGAGGCGCTCGAGGCCGACAACACCGCGAAGGGCGGTGAGTTCGCCGCGCAGGCGAAGGCTGTGCTGCCGAATCTCGATGCGCGCAAGGCGGCCTGGGCATCGCTCATCGACAACGACGATCTGCCCAACACGATCGTGCGCTCGACGGCCGCCGGGTTCACCCATCCGGCCGGTGTGGCCCTCCTCGGCGACTTCGTCCAGCCGTACTTCGAGATGCTGCTGCCGATCTGGAACTCGCGCTCGTACCAGATCGCGCAGTACCTGATCGTCGGCCTCTACCCCGCCGCCCTCGCGAACAAGGCGCTGCGCGACGCGACGCGTGCGTGGCTCGCCGCCAACAGCGATGCTCCCGCGGCGCTGCGTCGGCTCGTCCACGAGAATGTCGCGGGCGTCGAACGTGCCCTCGCCGTCCAGGATCGCGACGCGCAGCAATAG
- a CDS encoding Fpg/Nei family DNA glycosylase produces the protein MPEGHSVHRIARQFDRNIVGRPVGASSPQGRFVEGASVLDGRTATAVKAVGKQMFLEFDDDLWLRVHLGMYGAWDFAGQIFADPTIASANGRMGQTNQRGTTLPPDGDHAEGAADPVGVDERILDAAGENSLTSIGAPRRTRVHVRMSEQTTGLADEGEMWPPPIVGQVRLRLLTELTCADLRGPTACELQTPDEVAATIAKLGPDPLVDDVAAGEERFTSVVRRKPTSIGLLLMDQSVVGGIGNVYRAELLFRARQNPHTPGREVPEEIVREIWRDWVRLLAIGVETGQMMTMDDLDPAAYRAAMASRDDRHWVYHRAGLPCRICGTAIVVEEVATRKLYWCPSCQA, from the coding sequence ATGCCAGAGGGCCATTCCGTTCATCGCATCGCGCGGCAGTTCGATCGCAACATCGTCGGCCGCCCCGTCGGCGCCAGCAGCCCCCAGGGCCGGTTCGTCGAGGGCGCGTCGGTGCTCGACGGTCGCACCGCGACCGCCGTGAAGGCGGTCGGCAAGCAGATGTTCCTCGAGTTCGACGACGACCTGTGGCTTCGCGTCCATCTGGGGATGTACGGAGCATGGGACTTCGCCGGCCAGATCTTCGCGGATCCGACGATCGCGTCGGCGAACGGGCGGATGGGGCAGACGAACCAGCGGGGCACCACGCTCCCGCCCGACGGCGATCACGCCGAGGGCGCCGCGGATCCGGTCGGCGTCGATGAGCGGATACTGGATGCCGCAGGCGAGAACTCGCTGACCTCGATCGGCGCCCCGCGGCGCACGCGGGTGCACGTGCGCATGTCGGAGCAGACCACCGGCTTGGCGGATGAGGGCGAGATGTGGCCGCCGCCGATCGTCGGTCAGGTGCGGCTGCGGCTGCTCACGGAGCTGACCTGCGCGGACTTGCGTGGTCCGACGGCCTGTGAGCTCCAGACGCCGGATGAAGTCGCCGCAACGATCGCCAAGCTCGGCCCCGATCCGCTCGTCGATGACGTCGCCGCGGGCGAGGAGCGGTTCACCTCGGTCGTGCGCCGCAAGCCGACGAGCATCGGTCTGCTGCTCATGGATCAGTCGGTCGTCGGCGGCATCGGCAACGTGTACCGCGCGGAGCTCCTGTTCCGCGCCCGCCAGAACCCGCACACTCCAGGTCGCGAGGTGCCCGAGGAGATCGTCCGGGAGATCTGGCGCGACTGGGTGCGACTCCTCGCGATCGGCGTCGAGACGGGTCAGATGATGACCATGGACGACCTCGATCCCGCGGCGTACCGGGCGGCGATGGCGAGCCGCGACGATCGCCACTGGGTGTATCACCGCGCCGGGCTGCCCTGCCGCATCTGCGGAACCGCGATCGTCGTCGAGGAGGTCGCGACTCGCAAGCTGTACTGGTGCCCGAGCTGCCAGGCATGA
- a CDS encoding ribose-5-phosphate isomerase, whose product MRLHIATDHAGLEFATQLVHHLAEQGHDVVDHGPVDFEPLDDYPAFCIRAAQAVVRDQEAGIEALGIVFGGSGNGEQISANKVRGVRAALVWSIATAELAREHNDANVIAIGARQHTFEEATTFIDRFVATPFSNEERHVRRIAQIAAFEDDGTLEPDPRGEAGRPDVLASDDSSFDPEAG is encoded by the coding sequence ATGCGCCTCCACATCGCGACCGACCACGCCGGCCTCGAGTTCGCCACGCAGCTCGTCCATCACCTCGCCGAGCAGGGGCACGACGTCGTCGACCACGGACCGGTCGACTTCGAGCCGCTCGATGACTATCCGGCGTTCTGCATCAGGGCTGCCCAAGCCGTGGTGCGCGACCAGGAAGCCGGCATCGAAGCGCTCGGCATCGTCTTCGGCGGGTCGGGGAACGGTGAGCAGATCTCGGCCAACAAGGTGCGCGGCGTGCGCGCCGCGCTCGTGTGGAGCATCGCCACAGCGGAGCTCGCCCGCGAGCACAACGACGCGAACGTCATAGCGATCGGGGCGCGCCAGCACACGTTCGAGGAAGCGACGACGTTCATCGACCGCTTCGTCGCGACCCCGTTCTCCAATGAGGAGCGCCACGTGCGCAGGATCGCGCAGATCGCGGCGTTCGAGGACGACGGCACACTGGAGCCGGATCCCCGCGGCGAGGCCGGCCGGCCCGACGTGCTGGCGTCGGACGACAGCTCGTTCGACCCTGAAGCCGGCTGA
- a CDS encoding globin, translating to MSDQSSVPLSFYDEVGGHQTFVRLVDAFYRGVAEDDVLRPMYPEQDLEPAKERLTLFLEQYWGGPTTYSRERGHPRLRMRHAAFHVNPEARDHWLAHMRRAVDELRLPPLHETTLWDYLQRAAYAMVNTFEPTGIGPASHGRAASGLPLTTEPATAEPPTGDARA from the coding sequence ATGAGCGATCAATCGAGCGTGCCGCTCAGCTTCTACGACGAGGTCGGCGGGCACCAGACCTTCGTGCGGCTCGTCGACGCGTTCTACCGCGGCGTCGCCGAAGACGACGTTCTGCGTCCGATGTATCCCGAACAGGATCTCGAGCCCGCCAAGGAGCGGCTGACACTCTTCCTCGAGCAGTACTGGGGCGGACCGACCACCTACAGCCGTGAGCGCGGCCACCCTCGCCTGCGGATGCGTCACGCCGCTTTTCACGTGAACCCCGAGGCCCGCGATCACTGGCTCGCGCACATGCGCCGTGCCGTCGACGAGCTCCGCCTCCCCCCGCTGCACGAGACGACGCTGTGGGACTATCTGCAGCGAGCCGCCTACGCAATGGTCAACACATTCGAGCCGACCGGCATCGGGCCGGCGTCCCACGGTCGCGCTGCGTCCGGCCTCCCCCTCACCACCGAACCTGCCACCGCTGAGCCGCCGACCGGCGACGCTCGCGCTTGA